GATCTGGCGCTAACCTTTGGAGATGTCCACTCGAAATCTTCTTCATTGAAGGTGTAGTGCACATTTAAATTTCCCAGGGCTTTATTGGTCTTTACCTGTCTGCGAACACTGAAATCAATTACAAAAGCATAGACAACTATTAGAAAAATTGGAGCACTTGCACCTGCGAAAATATCGCTGGCATTATTCTTCATTATGCCGGATATGATTAATTTGCCCGGCATAGCTATGTAAATAAGGAGAAATAACCACCAGTATTCCTTTAGCATAGTAATCAGCCTAGCTCTTGTCGCCTTCTTTAACCCCTTATAATCACAAAAAAAATCTGCTTCATATGGCATTTATGTTTTTCCTCCAAACAATACTTTTTTCTTATGCTATTGCACAAGATCACAGAGAATTATATATCTTACCAGCACGGATATCCAGCCAGTTAAGCTGGAATTTAAGGATGTAAAACAAATACTTGATTGGGATACCCAAACTAATACCCCCATCGTAAATAAAAACTGGAAGATAATCAAATCAGCAAACCTGAATTTAGCGATTAGAGCTTCATGAAAGACTTGATTTCTTGTTCCAAGAGACGAAATACGTTTGCAACCAGATAGCCATCAGCGATTGCATGATTTAGACGAACGGTCACAGGCATGACAAGCCTACCGTTTTCTTCTCTGTATTTTCCCCAGTTAATGATCGGCGCAAAATATAGATTTCCATCGGGAAGTTCAAGATGAAGTGAATCATAGGAAAGCCAAGATATAAACGACGCATCAAACCAGTTGGGATGGTTCACTATATCCAGACCATATTCCCTTGTCTTCTTTGCCTCTTCAACATCCAGCAATGCGGCAGCGTAGAACTTTTCATAGTCCTCATCGTATTTCGTATAAACAGGCGTACAGGTTTCCGTATCTTCATGGAAAACATACTGTGTTGGATTGATCACGTCATAGCAGATCAGCTCATCTGTCTGCCAAAGGTATCCCATTCTGTAGTCTTCACGTGAATTCATAACCTTTGAAAGAATATACAGGAAATTGACATAAAACTTCGTTCCTGTGTTCTTTGAATGTGTGACGAGCTCTGTTACGTCTATTCTCGACGTTATCGAGGTTGAGCACTTGCAATCTTCCGTAAAGTGGCGAAATACGCCTTTACGATAATATGTCTCTTTGTCAATTACTTTATAATTCATTTTCTTCACCCTTACAAATTCCTATTTGTCATCGTCTATACTAGTACCAGATTCTATCCGACAATCTTTTCAGCATCTTCACACCAATTCTCTTTCTTGATTTCGATTTCCATATTATTTCTCTAATAGAGCAGCCCAGTAGCCATCAATTGCTGCTTTGTTATCGTATGAACTGAGTGCCATAAGCAAAAAGAATAATTTACTCACTTCCTCAAACGACGGCATCTCACAATATGTCTCATATCCCGCCTTGAATTCATCCCAGTCCTCAATCTGGTAATGAAGAAAGCTAAGCTCCCATTCTACAGGTCCAATCACATACGCATCTAAATCAACACACGCTACAATATTCTCATCGCAAAACAAGAACTGATCCGCGCAGATGTCGACCATAATTAGAGAATTCCCACTGTTTGAAAGCTTTTTATCCTTTATCTGCTCGTAACATCCCCTGACCTTTTTATCTGCATCATCATCCCCGCTCCAATGCTCGCTAATACAATCTTCAATATATCTTCTGGCATTCTCAAAAAATAGATCTCCTTTTGAAACGCCCAAAAGTCCGGAATAATCGTACTTTGTCCTGTGATTATATCCAATAAACTGCCCCAGAGTATAAGCGTTTTTCTTTCCCTTTGGAAAAAAATCATTATCCCATGCTGTTCCTTCAACAAACTCAAAAACGCTTGCATCTTCATTGGCTGCTACAAACGGAGCCACTTTTATATGAGGGTTATC
The sequence above is a segment of the Butyrivibrio proteoclasticus B316 genome. Coding sequences within it:
- a CDS encoding YcxB family protein, translated to MPYEADFFCDYKGLKKATRARLITMLKEYWWLFLLIYIAMPGKLIISGIMKNNASDIFAGASAPIFLIVVYAFVIDFSVRRQVKTNKALGNLNVHYTFNEEDFEWTSPKVSARSNYSAIYRIVEDKNFFFLKPSARQMMIVPKENCSSELIAFLENKKTEINCNKKKML
- a CDS encoding CatA-like O-acetyltransferase, family 3, with product MNYKVIDKETYYRKGVFRHFTEDCKCSTSITSRIDVTELVTHSKNTGTKFYVNFLYILSKVMNSREDYRMGYLWQTDELICYDVINPTQYVFHEDTETCTPVYTKYDEDYEKFYAAALLDVEEAKKTREYGLDIVNHPNWFDASFISWLSYDSLHLELPDGNLYFAPIINWGKYREENGRLVMPVTVRLNHAIADGYLVANVFRLLEQEIKSFMKL